The segment ATATAGAATTGTAGTTATGATTTACATTATATTCACTTTGAATTAAAAGAGAAAAATACAACTAAAACATAAATTATAGCTTATGAATATTTTTAAATAAAAAAACTGCCGCAAAATAAAATTATATTTTGCGACAGAGGTTTTTGATTATTTAAATACATAAATAATAGTTTACATTACTCTACCTGGTATTATTGCATCTATTATGCCTATTACTACCGCTGCAATTAAGGCACCTATTATAGATATATTCATAGTAGGAACCACAAATTGAGTTAAATATAGTATTAAAGCTGCAATTAAAAAGCCTTTTACACCTTTTCCAAAAGGTGAAGCATCAATTTTCATGACTTTTTCAACTATATAATCCAAAGCTGTTATAATTAGTGCAGCTAGTAGAAGTGGCCACATGCCGCTTATAGTAAAGCCAGGGGTTAAAAATGCTGTAATGCTTAATACTACAGCAGTTACAACTAGTCTTATTAAATAAGAAATTATACCAGACTTTTCATTTTCATTTCTTTTTTCACTCATCTCAATCACTCCTTGTATGATGAATTTATTGAGGTTATTTTATGGTTTTAATATGGTCAATATATATTTTGCACAAAAAGATAAAAATTATGTTTATTGCAGGTAGAAGTATATTTTTAATTTATAATTAAATATGTAGTATAATGAAAGTATAAGAAGATTTAAGGAGAGAAACTATGAGACGTGAGTATGTAAATTATATGACGGAGATACCTATAAATATTTCTATGGTAAATATAAACAATTATCCCATACACTGGCATGATAGCATTGAAATATTATTTGTATTACAAGGAAGCATAAAAGTAACTATAGAAACTGAGGAGTATGAAGTTGAAGAAGGAGAAATGGAAATAATCAATTGTGATGAAGCACATAGTATTAAAGATATAGGAAAAGGAAACAAAGTACTTTTACTTCATATAGATCCAAATTTCTTTGAAAAGTATTTTAATGACATAAGAAATATATTTTTTTACACTAATTCCTCAGAGGAAGGAGCACAAGTTGGAGAAAAGTACGATGTCCTTAGAAAGTATTTGTCTATAATAGTTTGTGAGGTAATTCAAAAAGCGGATAAATATGAAGATAGTGTTGAGGACACCTTAGTTAATATTTTATATCATCTTATAAATAATTTTCATCAGCTTATGTATGAAAGAGAAAATTTAAAAGATAACGAAGAACAATTTAAAAGATACGATAGAATTGTAAGGTACATATACAGTAATTATAAAGATAAAATAAGCCTTCAAGATATAGCAAAAAAAGAATTTTTAAGTTCAGATTATTTATCTCATGAAATTAAGAATACTGTAGGTTACAGTTTTAAAGATTTTTTGAATTTAACAAGGGTTGAAGAATCAATTAAGTTACTATTAGATTCAGATATGACGGTATCTGAGATTTCAGAAGAATTAGGATTCTCTCATATAAGGTATTTTAATAAGCATTTTAAAAAACACTATAAATGTACACCTCTACAGTATAGAAAAAAATACAAGGTAGATGAAGAAAAATTAGAGACTTTAAGAAATACTGAAGTTTTAAATATAAAAGACAGTCTTTTTTATGTTTCGGTTTATTTAGAGGATTACGATAGGTTTAATTATGAGAACAAAATAATAAAAGTTAATATAAACCCACTAGTTGAAAAAGGCGAGTTTAATCATGATTTTAGAAATTGTATTAATATTGGGGAAGCTAAGGAACTTTTAAAGGAAACTTCAAAAAAATTTATAATAGAATTACAAAAAGATGTTGAATTTTTGTATGCAGCTATACATGACGTGTTTTCAGACGACATGGGTGTTGGCATTTGTAATGATGTTTTTTTCAATTGGAATGAAGTTAAAAAGGTTATAGACTTTTTATTGTCAATAAGATTAAGACCTATTTTTATTATAGACTTAAAACTAGAAGGGGATAAACTTAAAAACTTATTTGACAGTTTTTTAAGTTATTTTAAAGAAGAATATGGGGATTATGAACTTTCAAAGTGGAAAATTAAGTTTATATATAGAGAAGAAAAAGAGTATAAGAAAATTATTGAAGATATTAAAGGAAACATAGATGTTGAAGAGTTTTCTGAGAAATCTTTTAATAGAGATTTTATTTATGATACTTGTTATATGACGCCTTACGTAATAGAAAATGCCATAGAGGGAAGAAATCTTTATTTCAAAGCCTTTGATTCTATGGAGTCAGGAGTTCATATAACTAATGAATTGTTCCTTGGAGACTCTGGGCTTATTAACCAACAAGGTTTAAAGAAACCCTCTTATTTTGCTTATTATTTTCTATCTAAATTAGGGGACACATTAATAGATGAAGGGGAAGGATATATAGTAACTAAAAAGGGTGATGATATTCAAATCCTTCTTTGCAGTTACAGTGATGAAATAACAAAACTTATAATGGCAGAGGACATGCTAAAAAAAGAGGAATAAAAAACACAGCAGAAAGAAATTTTTCCTTGAATATTGTGAATTTGCCCTATGAATACAACATTATAAAATATGAGATAAATGAAAAGCAAGGATCAGTTTATGATTATTGGATTAATATGGGTAAGCCTAAAAGACTTAAAGAAGAGGAAGTTGAGCTTTTAAAAAATGCCTCCTTCCCAAAAATATCTTTTGGATTTGCAAAAAAAAGTACAGTTTATAACATTGTCCCAAAAATAAATGGTTATGGAGCCATACTTATAATTCTTAAAAAAGTACAAAAGCACCTTTATTAAGGTGCTTTTTTGCTTATTACCATAAAACAACATTTCTGATACTAAGCAGATTTATACTTTATTATAAGCATATAAGTGAATGTGAAAAGTTTCAATTTAAATTATAATATGTATATGGAGATTAAATGATTTAAAAGTTAATGTTATTATGTTTAGTTTTAAAATAATTATAGAAGGGTTGTGAAATTATAAAGCTTAAACAAAAAAATAATATAACAAGGAAAGAAAGGTGAAAAATATGGCAGCACACGCGAAGTGCATTGCTGATCAAAAAAAGATTTTTCTACAGGAAAAGTCAGCAAAGTGCTTTTAAGATTTGCCATACCGGCCATAATATCCTTACTTGTTGCAGAGCTTTATAACATGGTGGATACTATATTTGTGGGTATAGCTATAGGACCTAGGGCTATAGGAGCATTAACTATAGCATTTCCGGTTCAAAGACTTGTAAGTTCCATAGGGCTATTAATTGCTGTAGGAGCTTCAACTATAGTTGCTAGAAAGCTTGGAGAAGGAGAATCTCAAAGAGTAGGCAGTGTAATTGTAAATGCGATTTTTATTATGGTAGTTATTATTTTATCTTTAGTTTTTATTATATATGTTTTTAAAGGTAAAATAATAAAAGGTTTAGGTGCAACAGAAAATATATTTCCTTATGCTAAGGAATATATTAGTTTAGTAATTTTAGGAGCAATATTTCAATGCTTTACTATATTAATGGGATATATAATGATTTCTTTAGGAAATGCCAAGATTAACTTAATAGCGACTTCCATGGGAGCTATGTGCAATATATTAGTTGATTACTTATTAGTAATTGTCATTCCTTTAGGAGTTACAGGAGCTGCCGTTGCTACTGTAACGTCTCAGATTATTTCTGCTTTTTATGTTTTATATCATTTCTTAAGGGTTAAAAATAAATTGAAATTATCTTTAAACTTTAGTATGAATAAAAATATAATTTTAACCATATTGGCAGTAGGATTTTCTACATTCATAGTTGAAATATCAGATGCAGTGGTTTCTGTGGTTTTGAATAATTTATTAGTACCCTATGGGGATACGCCTATTATAATATTAGGGATTATATCTAAAATATCTATGTTTATGTACGTGACTATAATAGGAATTAGTTCTGCAATGCAACCTATTGTTGCCTTTAATTATGGTGCTTTAAATTATAAAAGGGTAAATGACACAGTAAAAGTTGCAATCAAAGCTGTAGGAATAAGTTCTATAGTACTTTGGGGAGTTATGATGATTTTTGCACCTTATATAGTTGGAAGTTTTGTAAGTGAAAAAGATATTTTACTTGAGGCTGTTAAGGCTTTTAGAATAGTAATTCTAATTTTTCCTTGCATAGGTACTTATTTTGTAACCATATACTATTATCAAGCTATAGAGGAAGCTAGAATTTCACTTATATTGTCTATATACAGACAACTTTTAATATTTATACCTATAGCATTGATTCTTGGAAAATACCTAGGAATGATTGGTATATGGATTGCTTATCCAATTTCAGATGGAATTTCAGCCATTACAGCAATATATTATAAGAAGAAAGCAATGGAAATCCAGAGCTTCCATGATGAATCCATGGCTGGAGAGGAAAAAGTTAATAAATCTTATAAAAATAGAATAGGATCTTATAGAGAAGCATAGACTAAATTGAGGGGTTTATTTAAGTAAAACTTGAGTAGGCTCCTTATTTTAGTGTAAAATTATATTGAGCTTTTGAGTATATTAAATATATAATTAAATTTATAATACAAAACAAGAGCACCGTTTAAAATAAATTCTAAAGAAGATATTCATAAATGTATACAAAATTTATAATATGGAGTTGATTTCTATGCAGATGTGTTCGATTTGTCATAAAAATATAGCAACTATATATACGGCTAAAATGGAAAATGGGAAACAGGAAGTCGTTGGAATATGTATCCAATGTGCAAAAAAATGGGGTATCCAATAGTTGATCAGGTTATGAAACAGGCTGGAATAACCCCAGAAGATTTGGAAAATTTATCAGAGCAGATGGGTGGACTATTAGAAAATATTGATGTTGATAATAGTGGAGCTAAGGATATATTGTCTGATTTATTTAAGACTCCTATGGAAGAAGATGAAGCTTCTAATGAGGATTCTGAAAGTGAGATTGAAGATATAGAGAAAGAAAAACTGGATTCTAAAGGTTCCTTGAAATTAAAGAATAAAAGGTTTAAAAAGAAAAGAAAGAATCTAAATACCTATGGCATTAACTTAACTGAAAAGGCAAAGAATGGTGAAGTAGACAAAGTTATAGGAAGGAATAGAGAAATAGATAGAGCTATACAAATTTTAAACAGGAGAAGTAAAAACAATCCTGTATTAATTGGAGAGCCTGGAGTTGGTAAAACAGCTATAGCAGAGGGTCTAGCCGTTAGAATTGTAGAAAAAGAAGTTCCTGAAAAACTATTTAACTCAGAGGTTTACTTATTAGATTTAACTGCAGTTGTATCAGGAACACAGTTTAGAGGTCAATTCGAGGCTCGTATGAAATCCATAATACAAGAAGCTAAAGAGGATGGAAACATAATTCTAGTAATAGATGAACTTCATAATATAATTGGTGCAGGAGAGGCTCAAGGTGGTGCTATAAATGCAGCTAACATTTTAAAACCAGCTCTTGCAAGAGGTGAAATCCAGGTAATAGGAGCTACAACTTTAGAGGAATATAGAAAACATATTGAGAAAGATTCAGCTTTGGAGAGAAGATTTCAGCCTATATTAGTTAAGGAGCCTTCGGCTAAAGAATCTATTGAAATTTTAAAAGGTATAAAACATTATTATGAGGAGTATCATAAAGTTAAAATATCTGATGAGGTTATAGAAAAAGCTGTAAATTTATCGAAAAGATATATAACTGATAGATTTCTTCCAGATAAAGCTATAGATGTAATTGATGAAGCTAGTTCTAGAGCCAATTTAAAGAATAAAGGTCTTGTAGAATTGAAAGCATTGAAAGAAGAGGCAAAAAGTATAAAAAATACTATGGAAAATGCAGCAGATTCAAATGATTATGAAAAAGCTGCTGATTGTAAGGTGGAATTATGCAAAGTTGAAGATAAAGTAAAAGACATGGAAAAGAAGTCTTTAGTAGTAGAATTAAAAGAGGAAGATATAGCCTATATCATAGAAGCTTGGACTAGAATCCCTGTAAAAGAAATAACAGAAGAAGAAACAGAAAAATTATTAAATCTTGAAAGTAGACTTCATAAAAGGGTTGTAGGTCAAGATAAGGCTATTGAAGCTCTTTCTAAGGCTGTAAGACGAAGTAGACTTGGGTTTAGAAAAAAGAAAAAACCTTCTTCTTTTATATTTGTAGGGCCAACAGGAGTTGGAAAAACAGAACTTGTTAAAGCTCTTTCTTGTGATTTATTTGGAAGTGAAGATTCCCTTATAAGAGTTGATATGTCAGAGTATATGGAAAAACACACAGCATCAAAACTTATAGGAGCTCCTCCTGGATATATAGGATATGATGAAGGTGGGCAGCTTACAGAAAAAGTAAGAAGAAAACCTTATTCTGTAATTCTTTTAGATGAGATTGAAAAAGCACATCCAGATGTATTTAATATGCTTCTTCAGATTTTAGAGGATGGAAGATTAACAGATAATGGAGGAAGAACTGTTAATTTTGAAAATACAGTGATTATTATGACTTCAAATGCTGGGACAGATTTTAAATTTGGAAGCATAGGATTCAATAAAGATAACTATGAGGCTTTGGAAAACAAAGTTAGAGGGGCACTTAAAGAGACATTTAAACCTGAATTTTTAAATAGAATCGATGAAATAATTGTGTTTTCAAATTTGACAAAAGAGGAACAATTCAAAATTTTGGACTTAATGCTAAAAGAAGTTGAGGAAGAGATAAAGGAAAAGGGCATGACGCTGGATATATCTCATGAGGTTAAGAAATATATTTTAGAAAAGGGATATGATCCAAAATATGGAGCAAGACCTCTAAGAAGAGCTGTCCAAAGGTATATTGAGGATGAAATAGCGGAGGAATATCTTCAAAAGAGAATATTAAAGGGATCACATATTACAGTAACTTTAGAAAATGAAAGTTTGAAATTCAAATAAAAATCTATTGATTTTTTTGTTTAAGTTATGTATAATAATGTCGAACAATAAATTGAATATGATTTCTGAAATATTTGTGAGCTCTTATTTTGAACCTACAGTGCGTATAAGGGAATTCAATATTTAGGTGAAGAATTGAGCTATAAGTCCTATTGGGGCCAGTTCATAGAAACATCTGTGAGAATACCCACCTATCAGTAGATAGGTGTCAAAATTAGAGTAGCGGTATTTTGGATTTTATAAAAAGTTAAATATGTTTATTTTAAGCAGAGGCTTGGCCTCTGCTTTTTATTTGTTATATATTATTTAATCGCTTTAAAGATATATTAACAATGTTAAATAATAATAAAGTTGCAGCCATATTTATTATGCAGGCTGGCAAAACTACAGTTATGAATAAAACTGAAAATGGTGCAGGAAGAGAAAACAAAAGTAAGGCAATGCCTAAAAACAAAGATCCACTTATAAGTGTACCAACTATACTAGTAAATCCCATTACTATATGAGAAGACATTCTATTTTTGTAAGCTTAAAAAAACATATATAAAGTTACAGGTAATTATTTTATCAATTAAATTTGGAATTTGTCCACCAGGGAATGTAGTAGTTGCAGCAGTTAGGATGCCTGAGATAATTCCAATTGTGATTGAGGATTTAAAATCTTCCGTAATGTAAATGGATATAAACATCATTGAAAGAAGAAAATCAGGTCTCATTCCTAAGAACAGTGGCGGTGAAACCTCATGTAATATAAATCCCATGGCAAGAAGTAAAGAGCTTATAATCAATTTTTTTATATTCATAATTTGTGT is part of the Haloimpatiens sp. FM7315 genome and harbors:
- a CDS encoding helix-turn-helix domain-containing protein yields the protein MRREYVNYMTEIPINISMVNINNYPIHWHDSIEILFVLQGSIKVTIETEEYEVEEGEMEIINCDEAHSIKDIGKGNKVLLLHIDPNFFEKYFNDIRNIFFYTNSSEEGAQVGEKYDVLRKYLSIIVCEVIQKADKYEDSVEDTLVNILYHLINNFHQLMYERENLKDNEEQFKRYDRIVRYIYSNYKDKISLQDIAKKEFLSSDYLSHEIKNTVGYSFKDFLNLTRVEESIKLLLDSDMTVSEISEELGFSHIRYFNKHFKKHYKCTPLQYRKKYKVDEEKLETLRNTEVLNIKDSLFYVSVYLEDYDRFNYENKIIKVNINPLVEKGEFNHDFRNCINIGEAKELLKETSKKFIIELQKDVEFLYAAIHDVFSDDMGVGICNDVFFNWNEVKKVIDFLLSIRLRPIFIIDLKLEGDKLKNLFDSFLSYFKEEYGDYELSKWKIKFIYREEKEYKKIIEDIKGNIDVEEFSEKSFNRDFIYDTCYMTPYVIENAIEGRNLYFKAFDSMESGVHITNELFLGDSGLINQQGLKKPSYFAYYFLSKLGDTLIDEGEGYIVTKKGDDIQILLCSYSDEITKLIMAEDMLKKEE
- a CDS encoding phage holin family protein — protein: MSEKRNENEKSGIISYLIRLVVTAVVLSITAFLTPGFTISGMWPLLLAALIITALDYIVEKVMKIDASPFGKGVKGFLIAALILYLTQFVVPTMNISIIGALIAAVVIGIIDAIIPGRVM
- a CDS encoding MATE family efflux transporter encodes the protein MLLRFAIPAIISLLVAELYNMVDTIFVGIAIGPRAIGALTIAFPVQRLVSSIGLLIAVGASTIVARKLGEGESQRVGSVIVNAIFIMVVIILSLVFIIYVFKGKIIKGLGATENIFPYAKEYISLVILGAIFQCFTILMGYIMISLGNAKINLIATSMGAMCNILVDYLLVIVIPLGVTGAAVATVTSQIISAFYVLYHFLRVKNKLKLSLNFSMNKNIILTILAVGFSTFIVEISDAVVSVVLNNLLVPYGDTPIIILGIISKISMFMYVTIIGISSAMQPIVAFNYGALNYKRVNDTVKVAIKAVGISSIVLWGVMMIFAPYIVGSFVSEKDILLEAVKAFRIVILIFPCIGTYFVTIYYYQAIEEARISLILSIYRQLLIFIPIALILGKYLGMIGIWIAYPISDGISAITAIYYKKKAMEIQSFHDESMAGEEKVNKSYKNRIGSYREA